The following nucleotide sequence is from Tardiphaga alba.
TCCTGCTGTCGCGGTAGCGACCGGCTGTTCCCGAAACGTCTGCCTAAGGTCTGTGCAGCAAGCTCCGGAATCCAAAGATAAGCAGGATATTGCTGTGATTCACGGCAAAACTCCCTCGCCATGTCTGGCACGGCTTGTGCTAGTTTGTGCCTGACATTTGGTCAGGGGGATTTGCTCGATGTTTCGCAAGCTGGGTCTAAGCGTGGTCGCAGGTGCCACTTTGATGGCGTCGCTGGTGCCCGCGAGCGCCCAGACCGCCATGAAATTCGCCCTCGACTGGAAGTTCGAGGGAACGTCCGCCCCCTATTTCGTGGCGCTGGACAAGGGCTATTACAAAGCCGAGGGGCTCGACGTCACCATCGATAGCGGCCCCGGATCGGTGGCAGGCATCGCGCGCGTCGCCGCCGGCACCTATCCGATCGGCTTCTTCGACATCAATTCGCTGGCCCGTTTCCGCGACCAGAATCCGGACAAGGACGTCAAGTCGGTGATGATGGTCTATGACCGTCCGGCTTTCGCCATTGTCAGCGTCGCCAAGACGAACATCAACGTGCCGAAGGATCTCGAAGGCAAGGTGCTCGGTGCGCCCGCGCCGGACGGCGCCTTCGCGCAGTGGAAAATCTTCGTCAAGGAAAACAAGATCGACGACAGCAAGGTCAAGATCGAGAATGTCGGCTTCCCCGTGCGTGAGCCGATGCTTGCGGAGGGCAAGGTCGATGCGATCACCGGCTTCGCCTATTCGTCCTATTTCAACATGCTGTCGCGCGGCATCGCTGAGAAAGACATCAAGGTGATGCTGATGTCTGACCACGGCCTCGTGCTGTATGGCAACGCCCTGATGGTCAATCCGGAATTCGCCAAGGCCAATCCGAAGGCCGTTGCCGGCTTCGTTCGCGCCACGATCAAGGGTATTGCCGATTCCGACAAGGACCCGGAGGCTGCCATCAAATCGGTCATGAAGCGCAACGAGACTGCCGACGAGAAGATCGAACTCGCCCGCCTCAAGATGTCGCTTAAGGACAATTTCGTGACGCCATGGGTGAAGGCAAACGGCATCGGCGCCATCGATGACAAGCGCATGGCGGATGCGATCGACCAGATCGCCATCACCTATGAGTTCAAGAACGCCAAGCCGAAGCCGTCGGATCTGTTCACCGCCGACTATCTGCCGCCGGTCGAGCAGCGCAAGTTCTGATATTGCGAGTGGACGATCGGTTGCCAGGCATGGACTCATTCGTCGACATCAATGGCGTGACGCTGAATTATCGCGGCGCGTCCGGCGACATCACGGCGTTGCAGGATGCAACGCTGCAGGTGAAGCGCGGCGAATTTGCTGCGGTGGTCGGCCCGTCCGGTTGCGGCAAGTCCACCTTGATGCGTCTGGTCACCGGCCTGCACAAGCCATCGGCCGGCACCATTCGCATCGATGGCAAAGAGGTCAAGGGTCCGGTCAAGATGGCCGGCATGGCGTTTCAGCACGCCAATCTGCTGCCGTGGCGCAAGGTCATCGACAATGTCCTGCTGCCGTTGGAAATCGTCGAGCCCTATCGCTCGCAATTCCGCTCGAAGAAGGCAGAGTTTCGCGCCAAGGCGGAGCAGCTTCTTGCCACGGTCGGCCTCGCCGGTTTCGGCGACCGTTATCCGTGGGAGTTGTCTGGTGGCATGCAGCAACGCGTCTCGCTGTGTCGCTCGCTGATCCACGAGCCGGCGCTGCTGATGCTGGACGAGCCCTTCGCGGCCCTCGATGCGTTTACCCGCGAGGAGTTGTGGTGCGTGCTGCGTGATCTCTGGCAGCGTCTCGGCTTCACGGTGATCCTCGTCACCCATGATTTACGTGAAGCGGCATTTCTCGCCGACAACATCTACGTCATGAGCGCGCGTCCCGGCCATATCGTTCAGATCAAGCCGGTCAGCTTCGCGCGGCCGCGTGATCTCGAAGTCACCTATGAGAAAGAGTTCGGCGACATCGTGCACGAGCTGCGCCTGAAGATCGCGGAGGCACGCAACGCATGACGTCGCAAACCGCAGAAAAACTCGCGCCATGGCTGTTCACCGTCGCGATCTTCCTGATCTGGGAAGGCGCCTGCGCGGCCTTCAACATCAACACTTCCGTGCTGCAGCCACCTTCGGCGGCTTTTGCCGCGATGTTCAAGCTCTGGAAGGTGTTCCTCTATCATTCCTGGGTGACGCTCTGGGTCACCATGGTCGGCTTTGCGCTTGCCGTCGGCTTCGGTGTTCTTCTCGGTCTCGTCGTCGGCTGGTCGCGTGCCATCTATCGCGGGCTCTATCCCGTGATGATCGGCTTCAACACGATTCCGAAAGTCGCCATCGTCCCACTGCTGATCCTGTGGTTCGGGATCGGCGAAGTGCCCGCCATCGTCACGGCCTTCCTGATTTCGTTCTTCCCCATCGTCGTCAATATCGCCACCGGTCTCGCCACCACCGAGCCCGAGCTTGAGGACGTGCTGCGCGCGCTTGGCGCCAGCAAGCTGGATGTGATGCTGAAAGTCGGCATCCCGCGTGCGCTGCCTTATTTCTTCGGTTCGCTGAAAGTCGCCATCACGCTGGCCTTTGTCGGCACCGTTGTCTCCGAGACACTTGGCGCCAATGCCGGCCTCGGCTTTCTGATCGCGCAGGAAGGCGCCAGTTTCCGCATGGCGAATGTCTATGCGGCGCTGCTGCTGCTCGCCTTCGAAGGCGTGCTTATGTATGCCGTGTTCGCCTGGACCGAGCAGCGCTGCACCCGCTGGGCCTTCCGTTCGCAGATGAACGCGGCCGGCTAAGCGGTTGTCGCAGCCGCCCGATGCGCTAGACTGCGGTCAGCCGGGCGGGAACTGTGAAGACAGAACAGCACAATTCTCTAAGAATACTGCAATGGATGATGGCCGCCTCGCTGGCCTTTCCCGTTGCGCTGTTCGTGTTTGCCGCCGCCAATTCGTGGATATCGACCAACGACATCGCCGATCGCGAAATCGAGCGCACGCTTGACGTGGCGCACGAGCACGCCCTGAAAGTGTTCGAGACCATCGATCGCAGTCTGTCGGAGGTCAACGAAATCGTCCGTAATCGCAGCGACGATGATCTGCGGGCCAGTTCGGATGCGATGTCGGCGCGGTTGAAGCAGCTCACCGATGCGCTCCCGCAGCTTAAATCGGTCTGGGTCTTCGACAACAAGGGTCGTGCGCTGGTCAACAGCCTCAATCTGGCGCTGCCGCATATCGATTTCTCCGACCGCGACTATTACAACGCCCATATTGCCGAAGATATCGGCACCTTCATCGGTGCAAGCCTGCTGCCGCGGCCGCCTTATCAGGGAGCGCCATTCTTCGGCGTCAGCCGTCGTCGCGCGAGTGCTGATGGCAGCTTCACCGGCGTCGTGCAGGCATCGGTGTTTCCCGAGTATTTTGAGAAATTCTATGCGCGCATCGGCCGCGCGCCCGGCAGCTTCTTCGCATTGGGCCTGTCCAATGGCACCATTCTGGCACGCTATCCGCTATCTGGTGCGGCGAAGCAAATCGATCCCAGTGGCCCGATCGGCCGTCGTATCGCGGCTCATCCGGGCGGCAATCTCATCACCATCGTCGCCCCCGGAGACAATATCGAGCGTCGCATCGGCTATCAGCGGATCGCGGGTTATCCCATCTATGTATCCGCCGGCCTGGAAACCTCGGCCATTCGTGATCGCTGGCTGAAAGCTATCAGTTATCACCTGATCTTCGGTGTGCCCGCGACAGCGCTGCTGTTCGGGCTGTTGCTGTTCGCGCTGCGTCGCACCCGGCGCCTGAATTTCGAGGCGATGAAGCGCCGCGAAGCGGAAGAAGCCTTGAAGCACGGCCAGCGACTTGAAACGCTTGGGCAGCTCACCGGCGGCGTTGCGCATGACTTCAACAATCTGCTGACGGTGATCCGCTCATCCGTGGATCTGCTGCAGCGGCCCGATCTCGCGCCCGAGCGGCGTGCCCGCTACATTGCGGCGATCTCCGATACCGTGAACCGCGCTGCCAAACTGACGGCACAACTCCTCGCATTCGCGCGCCGGCAGACACTGAAGCCTGAAGTGTTCGATGTCGGCCAATGCGTGCGCTCCGTCACCGATATTATCGGAACATTGACCGGCGCGCCGGTAGAGATCATCACACATCTGCCGGACAAGCCGCTCCACGTCGATGCCGACCTCGGACAATTCGAGACCGCGCTGATCAATATTGCCGTGAATGCGCGCGATGCGATGAAAGGTGAGGGACGGCTGATCATCACGGTGGTTGCTTGCGAAAGGTTGCCGTCCGCCACCATGCCCCGCAAAGATGGCTATGTAGCCGTCGCCATCGCCGATAGCGGCAGTGGGATTCCCGCCGATCAGTTCGAGCGTATTTTCGAGCCTTTCTTTACGACCAAGGAAGTCGGGCAGGGCACGGGCCTCGGCCTCTCGCAGGTGTTCGGTTTTGCCAAGCAGTCCGGCGGCGAAGTCACGGTCACCAGCGAGGTCGGAAAAGGCAGCATCTTCACGCTGTATCTGCCGCGTGTCGCTGATGGCGCGGGGCCGACGCTCGTCGTTGATGAGGGTGCGCCGGCCGATGGCAATGGCCTCTCGGTGCTGGTTGTCGAGGACAATCGTGACGTCGGCACCTTCACGACCGATGCTCTGCGCGAGCTCGGTTATATGACAGAACTCAAGCACAGCGCCGACGCTGCCTTCGATGAACTCAAGCGCCATGCCGGTCGTTACGACGTCGTGTTCTCGGATGTCGTGATGCCGGGCACCAGCGGTATCGAACTTGCGCAAGCGGTTCGACACCTCTACCCGGATCTGCCGGTCGTGCTCACCTCCGGCTACAGCCACGTGCTGGCGCAGAACGGAACGTTCGGCTTCGAGCTGCTGCAAAAGCCGTATTCCATCGAGCAGCTATCGCAGGTGCTGGCCAAGGCCGGAAACTGGCGCAAGTCGCAGCGGGAAGCCGTGTCGTAGCCCGCATGCGCAGCGCGTCATGCGGGCGGTGGGCGCTGTCAGACGAAATTGATCTGCAGCATCGGCAGCGCGAAGATCGCGATATTGGTGAGCAAGCCACCGGCATAGGCCAGCGAGCGCGGTGTGGCCTTGTCGGCGATGTAAAGCAGCGCGTGCGCAATCCGGAATGCGAGATAGACGGCAGCGAGCACGCCGACCGTCTTCGCCGATGCGCCGAAGGTCAGCGCGCCGAGCACTGCAACGGCATAGAACGGAAAGGCCTCGAAGGCATTCTGATGCGCCGCATAAGCGCGGCGCTTGGCGCCGGAAAGTTTCTCGGCGCTGTCGCGTGGCGTGTTGTTGTCGCGCGATCCGGATTTGGCATAGGCGGCAATGGCCAGCGGCAGCAGTGCCGCGATCAGAATGCTCCAATAGGCGAACGACATCGAATCCCCCGGGTTTGGTCACGAATGCTGCCTTGATGGGTGGTTCCCGATCGGCTGTCAAATCTAGTGCTACCGGACCGGTGTCCGGAACATCGCTCTCATCCGCTTGTTGTTGCAGCAAACCGGAAGGGAGAATGCATATGGCCAATGACAACAATCGCGATACCGAGCGCGCCTGGGAGCTGATGGAGAAGATCGGCTTCGCGATGCTGGTGACCCATGATGGCGACAAGCTGCGCTCGCGCCCGATGGCGGCCTATGTGGATCGGCAGGCCGATGCTGTCTATTTCCTCAGCGACGTCAGGCGCCATAAGGACGACGAGATTCAGAAGAATCCCAACGTCAATCTGGCCTTCGCACATGCAGGAGATCAGAAATACGTTTCTGTCAGCGGCACGGCCGCAGTGTCGAACGACCGCGCCAAGATCAAGGAGCTGTTCACGACCACGGCCAAGGCATGGTGGGACAGTGCGGAAGATCCGAATATTCGCGTGCTGAAATTCACGCCGGAGGAAGCCGAGTTCTGGGATTCGCCTGGCACCGTGATCAGTTATGTGAAAATGGCGACGGCTGCGGTGACCGGTTCGCGTCCGGACATCGGCACCAATCGCAAGGTGGCGATCTGACATGACCGCCGCACCCGGTAACCCGATCGAGGAGCCGCCGATCACGCCCGGCAAGCCTCAGGAGCCGCCACAGGAGAGCCCGCCAGGCAATCCGCGGCCTGAAGTGCCGCCGCCGGTGCGTGATCCCGAACCGCCCGGTCGTCCGGACGAATTGCCCGGTGATCTCCCGCAGGAGGTGCCGGTGCCGAATCCGGATGAGGCTCCGGGGCAGCCGCCGCCGGCAACGATGTAACGTCCGACGGCGGCATAGAAGCGCTACTAAACATCCGGCCTGAACGTGCAATGAACATCGCGCGCTCGGGCCGTTGATGTGTGCGAAATAAATCCAATTGTGGCTTTGCGGACTGCCACATTGCCGCCCTATGCTTATTCGTTCATCGCTGTGCCGATTTGTTCGGCCGACAAATGTTTTTGTTGAAGA
It contains:
- a CDS encoding ABC transporter substrate-binding protein, coding for MFRKLGLSVVAGATLMASLVPASAQTAMKFALDWKFEGTSAPYFVALDKGYYKAEGLDVTIDSGPGSVAGIARVAAGTYPIGFFDINSLARFRDQNPDKDVKSVMMVYDRPAFAIVSVAKTNINVPKDLEGKVLGAPAPDGAFAQWKIFVKENKIDDSKVKIENVGFPVREPMLAEGKVDAITGFAYSSYFNMLSRGIAEKDIKVMLMSDHGLVLYGNALMVNPEFAKANPKAVAGFVRATIKGIADSDKDPEAAIKSVMKRNETADEKIELARLKMSLKDNFVTPWVKANGIGAIDDKRMADAIDQIAITYEFKNAKPKPSDLFTADYLPPVEQRKF
- a CDS encoding ABC transporter ATP-binding protein, whose amino-acid sequence is MDSFVDINGVTLNYRGASGDITALQDATLQVKRGEFAAVVGPSGCGKSTLMRLVTGLHKPSAGTIRIDGKEVKGPVKMAGMAFQHANLLPWRKVIDNVLLPLEIVEPYRSQFRSKKAEFRAKAEQLLATVGLAGFGDRYPWELSGGMQQRVSLCRSLIHEPALLMLDEPFAALDAFTREELWCVLRDLWQRLGFTVILVTHDLREAAFLADNIYVMSARPGHIVQIKPVSFARPRDLEVTYEKEFGDIVHELRLKIAEARNA
- a CDS encoding ABC transporter permease, with protein sequence MTSQTAEKLAPWLFTVAIFLIWEGACAAFNINTSVLQPPSAAFAAMFKLWKVFLYHSWVTLWVTMVGFALAVGFGVLLGLVVGWSRAIYRGLYPVMIGFNTIPKVAIVPLLILWFGIGEVPAIVTAFLISFFPIVVNIATGLATTEPELEDVLRALGASKLDVMLKVGIPRALPYFFGSLKVAITLAFVGTVVSETLGANAGLGFLIAQEGASFRMANVYAALLLLAFEGVLMYAVFAWTEQRCTRWAFRSQMNAAG
- a CDS encoding ATP-binding protein; the encoded protein is MMAASLAFPVALFVFAAANSWISTNDIADREIERTLDVAHEHALKVFETIDRSLSEVNEIVRNRSDDDLRASSDAMSARLKQLTDALPQLKSVWVFDNKGRALVNSLNLALPHIDFSDRDYYNAHIAEDIGTFIGASLLPRPPYQGAPFFGVSRRRASADGSFTGVVQASVFPEYFEKFYARIGRAPGSFFALGLSNGTILARYPLSGAAKQIDPSGPIGRRIAAHPGGNLITIVAPGDNIERRIGYQRIAGYPIYVSAGLETSAIRDRWLKAISYHLIFGVPATALLFGLLLFALRRTRRLNFEAMKRREAEEALKHGQRLETLGQLTGGVAHDFNNLLTVIRSSVDLLQRPDLAPERRARYIAAISDTVNRAAKLTAQLLAFARRQTLKPEVFDVGQCVRSVTDIIGTLTGAPVEIITHLPDKPLHVDADLGQFETALINIAVNARDAMKGEGRLIITVVACERLPSATMPRKDGYVAVAIADSGSGIPADQFERIFEPFFTTKEVGQGTGLGLSQVFGFAKQSGGEVTVTSEVGKGSIFTLYLPRVADGAGPTLVVDEGAPADGNGLSVLVVEDNRDVGTFTTDALRELGYMTELKHSADAAFDELKRHAGRYDVVFSDVVMPGTSGIELAQAVRHLYPDLPVVLTSGYSHVLAQNGTFGFELLQKPYSIEQLSQVLAKAGNWRKSQREAVS
- a CDS encoding MAPEG family protein, translating into MSFAYWSILIAALLPLAIAAYAKSGSRDNNTPRDSAEKLSGAKRRAYAAHQNAFEAFPFYAVAVLGALTFGASAKTVGVLAAVYLAFRIAHALLYIADKATPRSLAYAGGLLTNIAIFALPMLQINFV
- a CDS encoding pyridoxamine 5'-phosphate oxidase family protein, producing the protein MANDNNRDTERAWELMEKIGFAMLVTHDGDKLRSRPMAAYVDRQADAVYFLSDVRRHKDDEIQKNPNVNLAFAHAGDQKYVSVSGTAAVSNDRAKIKELFTTTAKAWWDSAEDPNIRVLKFTPEEAEFWDSPGTVISYVKMATAAVTGSRPDIGTNRKVAI